The following coding sequences are from one Thermostaphylospora chromogena window:
- a CDS encoding TetR/AcrR family transcriptional regulator, with translation MNSGRLGVRGLGAAHDERRRSIVAAVLDLIDTAGIDQVSIRNVAHRAGVSPGRVQHYFPTKDALLSEAFNAISDRGAARVRARHADGPAVVLRELLGGLIPHNEEEVRLFRIARAFEAYAIPRPHLREQLTRGYEDLADLIALLLRDILRPEQDAPSPFLAEAHELLALTIGLAELVVSGNITPEQADRIAARRLADTLSPHLPSGEADRRTPVTAPLSALRHSATTVIPTVDHLEGCPP, from the coding sequence ATGAACAGCGGGCGGCTCGGCGTGCGCGGCCTGGGCGCGGCACACGACGAGCGACGACGCAGCATCGTCGCGGCCGTACTGGATCTCATCGACACAGCAGGCATCGACCAGGTCAGCATCAGGAACGTGGCACACCGCGCAGGTGTCTCCCCCGGCCGTGTCCAGCACTACTTCCCCACCAAGGACGCCCTCCTGTCGGAGGCGTTCAACGCGATCAGCGACCGAGGCGCCGCCCGGGTCCGCGCCCGCCACGCCGACGGCCCGGCGGTCGTGCTCCGCGAACTGCTCGGCGGGCTGATCCCGCACAACGAGGAGGAGGTGAGGCTCTTCCGCATCGCGCGGGCGTTCGAGGCCTACGCGATACCCAGGCCGCACCTGCGCGAACAGCTCACCCGCGGTTACGAAGACCTGGCGGACCTGATCGCCCTGCTGCTGCGCGACATCCTCCGACCGGAACAGGACGCCCCGTCACCGTTCCTCGCCGAAGCCCACGAACTGCTCGCCCTGACCATCGGGCTCGCCGAACTCGTCGTCAGCGGCAACATCACACCGGAACAGGCGGACCGCATCGCAGCCCGCCGGCTCGCGGACACGCTGAGCCCACACCTCCCAAGCGGGGAAGCAGACCGCAGAACCCCGGTAACCGCACCCCTCAGCGCACTACGGCACAGCGCCACCACGGTCATCCCCACAGTGGATCACCTGGAGGGATGCCCGCCATGA
- a CDS encoding UPF0182 family protein has protein sequence MRLPRRPRILLPVLVTLIVLGTLFFLFTGIFTDYLWYDSVNYSSVFSGILLTQILLFLVGAVLMVGIVGGNMLLAYRKRPIFASTVFGGTSGADRYRMALDPHRKPIFLIGMGMLALFAGSSLAGNWRTWLEFVNAEPFGSTDPLHGLDKSFYMFTYPFIRLVLAFLFTAVVISAVMSAIVHYLYGGFRFQSPGVHATPAARAHLSVLIGLFVLLKAIAYWVDRYGLVFSDRGFVHGASYTDVNAVLPAKTILAIIALICAALFFIGVVRPGGMIPGVAFGLLVLSAVLIGGVYPALVEQFQVKPNQQAREREYIARNIEATRHAYGISEAEIINYNAQGDPSKVDVSKDTSISGVRLLDPSLVSKTYQQKQRIRGFYDFPDQLDVDRYPDENGELRDTIVAVRELTGPPPEQDNWINRHLVYTHGYGFVAAPGNEVDAEGLPNFNAQDMPVTGPLAERTGLKQARIYYGESLSTEYVIAGGNPEDQQELDYPESGGTGQQNTTYDGKGGVPVGSLFNRLLYALKYGEINILLSSDIDPESRILYERNPRDRIAKVAPFLQADANPYPAIVDGRVVWIVDAYTISNSYPYSQSRSFGDMVRDTATDTRAIAQQPRDHINYIRNSVKAVVDAYDGTVTLYKWGKEKDPILETWSKAFPGIIKPAEEMSPELRAHLRYPEDLFKVQREMLARYHVENPDAFYGGQDFWNVPNDPSLRDSEIKQPPYYLSVKMPGTDEPRFSLTTTFVPRQGPNLAAFMAVDSTDGPDYGKLRILRMPSNTTIPGPGQVQNNFTNKFSGELNVLGLGQAQIRYGNLLTLPFADGLIYIEPVYVQTAAASGQEPYPILRRVLVSYGNKVSSKDTLEAALQEVFGESTDQQAPAEERTETDTEGQTETESRTSALNSAISDAEKAYADAQAALSANPPDWAKYGEAQQRLKAALDRIKAARPSEADAEQPAESPSPTPTSSPTTSAPATPEPTPTSSS, from the coding sequence ATGCGATTGCCCCGTCGGCCGCGCATCCTTCTGCCCGTCCTGGTCACGCTCATCGTGCTCGGGACGCTGTTCTTCTTGTTCACCGGGATCTTCACCGACTACCTCTGGTACGACTCGGTGAATTACTCCTCGGTGTTCTCCGGCATCCTGCTGACGCAGATCCTGCTGTTCCTGGTCGGTGCCGTCCTCATGGTCGGCATCGTCGGCGGCAACATGCTGCTGGCGTACCGGAAGCGGCCCATATTCGCGTCCACCGTCTTCGGCGGGACGAGTGGCGCCGACCGCTACCGCATGGCGCTCGACCCCCACCGTAAGCCGATCTTCCTGATCGGCATGGGGATGCTGGCGCTGTTCGCGGGCTCCTCCCTTGCCGGGAACTGGCGCACGTGGCTGGAGTTCGTCAACGCCGAACCGTTCGGGTCGACGGATCCCCTGCACGGCCTGGACAAGTCGTTCTACATGTTCACCTACCCGTTCATCAGGTTGGTGCTCGCCTTCCTGTTCACCGCCGTCGTGATCTCGGCGGTGATGTCCGCGATCGTGCACTACCTGTACGGCGGGTTCCGCTTCCAGTCGCCCGGCGTCCACGCCACCCCCGCCGCGCGCGCCCACCTGTCCGTGTTGATCGGTCTGTTCGTCCTGCTCAAGGCGATCGCCTACTGGGTCGACCGGTACGGCCTGGTCTTCTCCGATCGGGGCTTCGTGCACGGCGCGTCCTACACCGACGTCAACGCGGTCCTCCCGGCGAAGACCATCCTGGCGATCATCGCGCTCATCTGCGCCGCGCTCTTCTTCATCGGGGTCGTCCGGCCCGGCGGCATGATCCCCGGCGTGGCCTTCGGGCTGCTCGTCCTGTCGGCGGTCCTGATCGGCGGCGTCTACCCCGCCCTGGTCGAGCAGTTCCAGGTCAAGCCGAACCAGCAGGCACGCGAGCGGGAGTACATCGCCCGCAACATCGAAGCCACCAGGCACGCGTACGGCATCTCCGAAGCGGAGATCATCAACTACAACGCCCAGGGCGACCCGAGCAAGGTCGACGTCAGCAAGGACACCTCGATCTCCGGCGTCCGCCTGCTCGACCCCAGCCTGGTCTCCAAGACCTACCAGCAGAAGCAGCGCATCCGAGGCTTCTACGACTTCCCCGACCAGCTCGACGTCGACCGCTACCCCGACGAGAACGGCGAGCTGCGCGACACCATCGTGGCCGTCCGCGAGCTGACCGGTCCGCCCCCCGAGCAGGACAACTGGATCAACCGGCACCTGGTCTACACCCACGGCTACGGTTTCGTCGCCGCCCCCGGCAACGAGGTCGACGCCGAGGGCCTGCCGAACTTCAACGCCCAGGACATGCCGGTCACCGGCCCTCTCGCCGAGCGCACCGGCCTGAAGCAGGCCCGCATCTACTACGGCGAATCGCTGAGCACCGAATACGTCATCGCCGGCGGAAACCCCGAGGACCAGCAGGAGCTGGACTACCCCGAGAGCGGCGGCACCGGGCAGCAGAACACCACCTACGACGGTAAGGGCGGTGTGCCCGTGGGCTCGCTGTTCAACCGGCTGCTCTACGCGCTGAAGTACGGCGAGATCAACATCCTGCTCTCCAGCGACATCGACCCCGAGTCGCGCATCCTCTACGAGCGGAACCCGCGCGACCGCATCGCCAAGGTGGCGCCCTTCCTGCAGGCGGACGCCAACCCCTACCCGGCGATCGTCGACGGCCGGGTGGTGTGGATCGTCGACGCCTACACGATCTCCAACAGCTACCCGTACTCGCAGAGCCGCAGCTTCGGCGACATGGTCCGGGACACCGCCACCGACACCCGCGCCATCGCCCAGCAGCCGCGCGACCACATCAACTACATACGCAACTCGGTCAAGGCCGTCGTCGACGCCTACGACGGCACCGTGACCCTGTACAAGTGGGGCAAGGAGAAGGACCCCATCCTGGAGACCTGGAGCAAGGCGTTCCCCGGCATCATCAAGCCGGCCGAGGAGATGAGCCCCGAACTCCGCGCTCACCTGCGCTACCCGGAAGACCTGTTCAAGGTGCAGCGTGAGATGCTCGCCCGCTACCACGTCGAGAACCCCGACGCCTTCTACGGCGGCCAGGACTTCTGGAACGTCCCGAACGACCCGTCGCTGCGTGACAGCGAGATCAAGCAGCCGCCGTACTACCTGTCGGTCAAGATGCCCGGCACCGACGAGCCGAGGTTCTCACTGACCACGACGTTCGTCCCGCGGCAGGGGCCCAACCTGGCGGCGTTCATGGCGGTCGACTCCACAGACGGCCCCGACTACGGCAAGCTGCGCATCCTGCGCATGCCGTCGAACACCACCATCCCGGGTCCCGGCCAGGTGCAGAACAACTTCACCAACAAGTTCTCCGGCGAGCTGAACGTGCTCGGCCTCGGCCAGGCCCAGATCCGGTACGGCAACCTGCTCACCTTGCCGTTCGCCGACGGTCTGATCTACATCGAGCCGGTCTACGTGCAGACCGCCGCCGCCTCCGGGCAGGAGCCGTATCCGATCCTGCGGCGCGTCCTGGTCTCCTACGGCAACAAGGTCAGCTCCAAGGACACGTTGGAGGCCGCGCTGCAGGAGGTCTTCGGCGAGAGCACCGACCAGCAGGCGCCGGCTGAGGAGCGGACCGAGACCGACACCGAGGGCCAGACCGAGACCGAGAGCCGGACCAGCGCCCTCAACTCCGCGATCAGCGATGCGGAGAAGGCCTACGCCGACGCCCAGGCCGCCCTGTCCGCCAACCCGCCGGACTGGGCCAAGTACGGCGAGGCCCAGCAGCGGCTCAAGGCGGCCCTGGATCGGATCAAGGCCGCCCGGCCCTCCGAGGCCGACGCGGAACAGCCCGCCGAATCCCCGTCGCCCACCCCGACGTCGTCACCCACGACATCGGCCCCGGCGACACCCGAACCCACACCGACATCGAGTTCTTAG